From Nicotiana tabacum cultivar K326 chromosome 20, ASM71507v2, whole genome shotgun sequence, one genomic window encodes:
- the LOC107807118 gene encoding uncharacterized protein LOC107807118, with protein sequence MAVASDQATTICSHCDRAIPSSNLDLHVAHCSRKLEKCKICGDMVPKKHAEEHFLSTHAPVTCSLCSETMEREVLTVHKGENCPQRIVTCEYCEFPLPAIDLFKHQEVCGNRTELCHLCSRYIRLRERDDHESRCNGGTNIVAESSRNISPAERDRGAPRRQPPKKRLLFTIAITGVAVLFGSLIFQRKVENSQVP encoded by the exons ATGGCTGTAGCTTCTGATCAAGCCACAACCATCTGCAGTCACTG TGACAGAGCGATTCCGTCTTCCAATCTTGATTTGCATGTTGCTCACTGCTCCCGGaaacttgaaaaatgtaaaatCTGTGGTGATATGGTTCCAAAAAAACATGCAGAAGAACATTTCTTGAGCACTCATGCTCCG GTAACCTGTTCTTTGTGTAGCGAGACAATGGAGCGTGAGGTGTTAACTGTTCACAAAGGTGAAAATTGCCCACAAAGGATTGTGACATGCGAGTATTGCGAGTTTCCTTTGCCTGCAATTGATTTATTTAAGCATCAG GAAGTTTGTGGGAATAGAACAGAACTCTGTCATCTGTGTAGCAGATATATTAGGCTCCGTGAAAGAGATGACCATGAGAGTAGATGTAATGGAGGCACAAATATCGTTGCAGAATCTTCCAG GAACATTAGTCCAGCTGAGAGAGATCGTGGTGCTCCtagaaggcagccacccaagaaGCGGCTTCTATTTACAATTGCAATAACAGGCGTTGCTGTTTTATTTGGCTCACTCATTTTCCAGAGGAAAGTTGAAAACAGTCAAGTGCCGTAG